Proteins from a genomic interval of Papaver somniferum cultivar HN1 chromosome 4, ASM357369v1, whole genome shotgun sequence:
- the LOC113273131 gene encoding uncharacterized protein LOC113273131 — translation MEGRLNHLETQNRGKLPYQPLNPRYSVNAVTLRSGTRIVQPEDAEKNKDPKGPVLETEITDSSQTKDVPKKNFKSPLSTYDPPLPFPRKFVNSKKAEQDKEILDIFRKIRVNIPLIDAIKQVPKYARILKDLCTNKQRLTGNEVMKVRENASAILQNKLPFKCKDPGSFDTPVVIGNTQFNKAMLDLGASVNVMPASIYESLNLGPLKEIGITLQLADRFNVYPIGIIEDVLVQVNQLIFPADFCVLEMTYGSTDTYLPLLLGRPFMSTARTKIDVHDGSLTMEFYGEMFNTDGVDALKTVLTTPIDDGLECGDAPKLELKPLPDHLKYLYLGDKEELTIIVSKELIELQEKRLLRVLREYKTSIG, via the exons ATGGAAGGTAGATTGAACCATTTGGAGACGCAGAATAGAGGGAAACTCCCTTATCAACCTCTTAACCCAAGATATTCTGTCAACGCCGTgacattgagaagtggtacacgaaTTGTGCAACCAGAAGATGCTGAGAAAAATAAAGACCCTAAGGGGCCGGTTTTGGAGACAGAGATTACTGACTCTTCCCAAACCAAAGACGTACCTAAAAAAAACTTTAAATCTCCACTTTCTACTTACgatcctcctttaccttttcctcgcaaGTTTGTTAACTCTAAAAAGGCGGAACAAGATAAGGAGATTTTAGACATTTTCAGGAAGATTCGTGTGAACATTCCACTGATAGATGCAATTAAACAAGTACCTAAGTATGCGAGAATTCTTAAGGACTTGTGCACCAATAAGCAACGGTTGaccggtaatgaggtaatgaAAGTGAGGGAGAATGCTTCAGCTATCTTGCAAaataaactcccatttaaatGTAAAGACCCCGGTAGTTTTGATACTCCTGTTGTTATTGGTAACACCCAGTTTAATAAGGCTATGCTTGATTTAGGAGCATCAgtaaatgttatgcctgcatctatataTGAGTCTCTTAATTTAGGACCTTTAAAAGAAATAGGAATTACTTTACAGTTGGCTGACCGTTTTAACGTGTACCCTATAGGTATTATTGAGGATGTGCTTGTGCAGGTAAACCAACTAATTTTTCCAGCGGATTTCTGTGTGTTGGAGATGACATATGGATCAACTGATACATATCTACCTTTACTTCTTGGACGACCATTTATGAGCACGGCTAGAACTAAAATTGATGTGCATGATGGTTCGTTGACTATGGAATTTTATGGAGAa ATGTTTAATACGGATGGGGTGGATGCGCTTAAAACCGTGTTGACTACACCCATTGATGATGGTTTGGAATGTGGTGAC GCTCCAAAGCTAGAACTGAAACCTCTTCCTGATCACCTAAAATACTTGTATTTAGGTGATAAAGAGGAGCTAACAATAATAGTTTCTAAGGAACTAATTGAATTGCAGGAAAAAAGACTCCTTCGAGTGTTGAGGGAGTACAAAACATCCATAGGATga